One Syntrophorhabdaceae bacterium genomic region harbors:
- a CDS encoding C40 family peptidase, translating to MKRHLYVFILILILYLLAGCAPKKVRIYEYDKDSQLRNNIIKTAIEMHGKPYKNGAKGPDAFDCSGLVYYVFKKWGVILPKNTEGLMNVGYNVNRNNIRPGDIIIFKVKKELHSGIVLNRNEFIHASSSRGVGIDNIDSPYWKRFVIGYRSVL from the coding sequence TTGAAGAGACATCTGTATGTCTTTATTTTGATTTTAATCTTATATCTGCTGGCAGGCTGCGCACCAAAAAAGGTAAGGATCTACGAATATGACAAGGATTCTCAACTCCGTAATAATATCATCAAGACAGCCATAGAGATGCACGGAAAACCTTATAAAAATGGAGCAAAAGGGCCTGATGCCTTTGATTGTAGCGGTCTTGTATATTATGTATTTAAAAAATGGGGGGTGATACTTCCAAAGAACACGGAAGGGCTTATGAATGTAGGTTACAATGTAAACAGAAATAATATACGGCCCGGCGATATCATTATATTTAAAGTCAAGAAAGAACTACACTCAGGCATTGTCCTAAACAGAAATGAATTTATACATGCATCAAGTTCAAGGGGCGTAGGTATAGACAATATAGACAGCCCATACTGGAAAAGATTCGTGATTGGATATCGAAGTGTATTATAA
- a CDS encoding HAD-IB family phosphatase, translated as MVLKVAFLDCDGTLTKVKSSWEYIHRRLNIWNDMADEYQRLFRAGMITYQEFCERDAILWKAMPLERLWDIIQEIEYQDYAREFVEFLKSINVYTVIVSTGISAVVEKVKRELGIDMALSNELLSHNGYLTGETKIHVEYNKKDMVIKEILKGLGFNKSHAFAVGDGEGDGGLFESVGVGIRLVDNMESIEETGGIINCNSLYHAKIFLERYIKKEMI; from the coding sequence ATGGTATTGAAGGTCGCTTTTCTTGATTGTGATGGAACACTAACTAAGGTAAAGAGCAGTTGGGAATATATACACCGCAGGCTCAATATATGGAATGATATGGCAGATGAATATCAGAGGTTATTCAGGGCAGGCATGATTACTTATCAGGAATTCTGTGAAAGGGATGCAATACTCTGGAAGGCCATGCCCCTTGAAAGGTTGTGGGACATAATCCAGGAGATAGAATATCAGGATTATGCCCGTGAATTTGTAGAATTTTTGAAATCTATAAACGTATATACCGTTATAGTCTCTACAGGTATATCTGCAGTAGTTGAAAAGGTAAAAAGAGAATTGGGCATTGACATGGCCCTTTCAAATGAGCTTTTATCCCATAATGGATATCTTACAGGTGAAACAAAGATCCATGTGGAATACAATAAAAAGGATATGGTCATAAAAGAGATTTTGAAGGGTCTTGGCTTTAATAAATCACATGCCTTTGCTGTAGGTGATGGTGAAGGTGATGGAGGACTTTTTGAGTCAGTGGGTGTAGGTATAAGATTGGTGGATAATATGGAGAGCATTGAAGAAACTGGAGGTATAATTAATTGTAATTCCCTCTATCACGCAAAAATATTTCTGGAGAGATATATCAAAAAGGAGATGATTTGA
- a CDS encoding amidohydrolase family protein codes for MDIIDCHTHVFTPEVIAKREEIIERDIRFASIYKGSNESIIDAHGLMEYMENNMISRCIACGFPFMDDGLIEASNDYIIEASRQDSRIIPFIVFNLYDKEKAMAEIERCYRKGAVGLGEIGFYERGMEKREFELLDDVAYFAEKTGMPLILHVNEQIGHIYNGKIPVDFISLIDFIKRHPFLNIVLAHLGGGVCFYEFMPEIRQIFTNVRYDTAALPFIYSERIYGYIGLFLSDKVLFGTDYPLLGPKRYLQGLSILHEELQEDILNRNARRFIERG; via the coding sequence ATGGATATTATAGACTGCCATACCCATGTATTTACACCTGAGGTTATTGCAAAGAGAGAGGAAATCATAGAAAGGGATATAAGGTTTGCCTCAATCTATAAAGGCTCAAACGAAAGCATTATAGATGCCCATGGTCTTATGGAATATATGGAAAACAACATGATAAGCAGATGCATTGCATGCGGATTTCCCTTTATGGATGATGGGCTCATAGAAGCTTCAAATGATTATATCATTGAGGCCTCCAGGCAGGATAGCAGAATCATACCTTTTATAGTTTTTAATCTATATGATAAAGAAAAAGCCATGGCCGAGATAGAAAGGTGTTATAGAAAGGGCGCTGTTGGCTTAGGCGAGATAGGTTTTTATGAGAGAGGCATGGAAAAAAGGGAATTTGAACTGCTTGATGATGTGGCCTATTTTGCAGAGAAGACAGGTATGCCTTTAATCCTCCACGTAAATGAACAGATAGGTCATATATATAATGGAAAGATCCCTGTAGATTTTATCAGCCTCATTGATTTTATCAAAAGACACCCTTTTCTAAATATTGTTCTGGCACATCTTGGGGGTGGTGTGTGTTTCTATGAGTTCATGCCTGAAATAAGACAAATTTTTACAAATGTCCGCTATGATACGGCTGCGCTTCCCTTTATATATTCAGAACGGATATATGGGTATATAGGTCTATTTCTTTCCGATAAAGTGTTATTTGGCACAGATTATCCACTTTTAGGCCCAAAGCGCTATCTCCAAGGCTTAAGTATTCTCCACGAAGAGTTACAGGAGGACATTCTCAATAGAAATGCCAGGAGGTTCATTGAAAGAGGTTGA
- a CDS encoding class I SAM-dependent methyltransferase translates to MKEVDWDARYKEGFYNNDLEAHEILKRYYKEIGQGIVIDIAMGTGRDAAFLSEKGYRVMGIDMSKEAIKVFKDRFKGQTERVSCIIGDANHLPFKKNIAEGVIVFYFLIREIMDEIKAILKNGGVIIYETFLKRQNMIDRWRNPEYLLEDGELYGFFSEFELILYEEMILKDGKKDKAIARFIGRKP, encoded by the coding sequence TTGAAAGAGGTTGATTGGGACGCACGATATAAAGAAGGCTTTTACAACAATGACCTGGAGGCACATGAAATACTAAAAAGATACTATAAAGAGATAGGACAGGGCATAGTAATAGACATAGCCATGGGAACAGGGAGGGATGCGGCTTTTCTATCTGAAAAGGGTTACAGGGTAATGGGAATTGATATGTCAAAGGAGGCAATAAAGGTATTTAAAGACAGGTTCAAAGGTCAGACAGAAAGGGTATCATGTATCATTGGGGATGCAAACCATCTCCCCTTTAAAAAAAATATTGCCGAAGGTGTAATTGTATTCTATTTTCTCATTCGAGAGATCATGGATGAGATAAAGGCCATATTAAAAAACGGCGGTGTCATTATATACGAGACCTTTTTGAAAAGGCAGAACATGATAGACCGATGGCGCAACCCTGAATATCTCCTTGAGGATGGTGAACTTTATGGTTTTTTTTCAGAATTTGAGCTCATACTCTATGAAGAGATGATACTAAAGGATGGGAAAAAAGATAAAGCCATAGCAAGATTTATAGGGAGGAAGCCATGA